One Silene latifolia isolate original U9 population chromosome 4, ASM4854445v1, whole genome shotgun sequence DNA segment encodes these proteins:
- the LOC141651868 gene encoding protein FAR1-RELATED SEQUENCE 2-like, translating to MFRSYYYVVLIDSTYKTNLYGLPLVEMVGVTPVGKTFVIAYALVTHEFEDGYRWVLQQLKALLNDVVQPNVIVTDCKQRLLNAIPTVFPDSSHLLCLWHIYANVETRALHITGQDSWAKFITCNLFKVVVEAETRDEFDVAWANLARQWPGVAAYIEGQWFPHVEK from the coding sequence ATGTTTCGATCATACTATTATGTGGTGCTAATCGATTCCACGTACAAGACAAACTTATACGGTCTTCCGCTTGTTGAGATGGTTGGAGTCACACCCGTTGGGAAGACCTTTGTGATCGCATATGCTCTTGTGACGCATGAGTTCGAGGATGGATATCGTTGGGTCTTACAGCAGCTGAAGGCCCTTCTCAATGATGTCGTTCAACCTAATGTTATTGTTACTGATTGCAAGCAAAGGTTGTTGAACGCGATTCCCACTGTTTTTCCGGATTCGTCTCACTTGTTATGTCTTTGGCATATATATGCTAACGTGGAGACGAGAGCACTTCATATCACGGGTCAGGATAGTTGGGCTAAGTTCATAACTTGTAACTTGTTTAAAGTGGTTGTCGAGGCGGAGACACGAGATGAGTTTGATGTGGCGTGGGccaatttggcaaggcaatggCCGGGAGTGGCGGCTTATATTGAGGGTCAATGGTTCCCGCACGTGGAGAAATAG
- the LOC141652380 gene encoding heavy metal-associated isoprenylated plant protein 30-like: protein MARMLKRSVSLFISAISNCFFSSHNNHTHPKRISHVNNYYYNMPNKSRPLSLQTVELKVRMCCTGCERVVRDAILKLRGVDSVDVELKMEKVTVVGYVDRNKVLKAVRRAGKRTEFWPYPNPPLYFTSSTNYFKDLTNDFKESYNYYRHGYNVGDRHGTIPVTSRGDDNVSNMFNDDNVHACRLM from the exons ATGGCTCGTATGTTAAAGAGAAGTGTCTCCCTGTTTATATCTGCCATTTCCAACTGCTTCTTTAGCAGCCATAACAATCACACCCATCCCAAAAGGATTAGCCACGTTAATAACTATTACTATAACATGCCCAACAAGTCCCGTCCACTATCGTTGCAG ACTGTTGAGCTCAAGGTTCGCATGTGTTGTACTGGTTGCGAACGGGTCGTCAGGGATGCCATTTTAAAACTTAGAG GAGTGGACTCAGTGGATGTGGAGCTAAAGATGGAAAAGGTGACGGTAGTGGGATATGTGGACCGGAACAAGGTACTGAAAGCAGTTCGAAGGGCAGGAAAGAGGACTGAGTTTTGGCCATATCCAAACCCACCTCTCTATTTCACTTCGTCTACAAACTATTTCAAAGACCTTACTAATGACTTCAAGGAGAGTTATAACTACTACCGTCATGGTTACAATGTTGGTGATAGACACGGCACCATCCCTGTTACCTCTCGCGGTGATGACAATGTCAGCAACATGTTTAATGACGACAATGTCCACGCTTGTCGCCTCATGTAA